The Petrotoga sibirica DSM 13575 genome contains a region encoding:
- a CDS encoding ExsB family protein — protein MYKLIDFYGKEKQLRDKRERGMTTTIEEKIDSIKKEMKEIIDNKHLYIAFSGGMDSTVVALLAKDIFSKSKITLVNVCFGGYSYSKGLEAVLTLSKQLGLKLFFSRGEEEQEEIMYHGPNCNQCTRIVKIGKVKQFSYKGIVASGANLSDSWGNTGIKFFNGIYSPLLNLNKEEIREILEYYNMKIPKIGENNIREGCKYKHLLKMSVNRDYHSRADIIANEVIHDVLDFYDVQRDIANVKIVGPLSKNIALINVKPLPSKKILEEIKRLLQNEDTIDFVDIVDSALKLKILVNPGIYNNEESKYWILNGRLAPEFAMPINAEWVKSSNYKLWTFAVVDYKKL, from the coding sequence ATGTACAAATTAATTGATTTTTATGGTAAAGAGAAACAATTAAGAGATAAACGGGAGAGAGGAATGACAACAACGATTGAAGAAAAAATAGATTCTATAAAAAAGGAAATGAAAGAGATAATAGATAATAAACATTTGTATATTGCTTTTTCAGGAGGTATGGACAGTACCGTTGTGGCATTACTTGCAAAAGATATTTTTTCTAAAAGTAAGATTACTTTGGTGAACGTTTGTTTTGGTGGTTATTCTTACTCAAAAGGATTAGAAGCTGTTTTAACCTTATCCAAACAGTTGGGTTTAAAATTGTTTTTTTCACGTGGTGAAGAAGAACAGGAAGAGATAATGTACCATGGTCCAAATTGTAATCAATGTACAAGGATTGTAAAAATCGGAAAGGTAAAGCAGTTTTCTTATAAGGGGATAGTTGCTTCAGGTGCCAACTTATCTGATTCATGGGGCAATACGGGGATTAAGTTTTTTAATGGGATATACTCTCCACTTTTAAATTTGAACAAAGAAGAGATAAGGGAGATTTTGGAATACTATAATATGAAGATACCAAAAATTGGGGAGAATAATATAAGAGAAGGTTGTAAATACAAACATTTATTAAAAATGTCTGTTAATAGAGATTATCATTCAAGAGCTGATATCATTGCCAATGAAGTGATTCACGATGTGCTTGATTTTTACGATGTTCAAAGAGACATTGCAAACGTTAAAATTGTTGGTCCTCTTTCAAAGAATATCGCTCTGATTAATGTTAAACCCTTACCATCTAAAAAAATTTTAGAAGAGATAAAACGTCTCCTTCAAAATGAAGATACCATAGATTTTGTGGATATAGTAGATAGCGCTTTAAAGCTGAAGATTTTGGTAAATCCAGGTATATATAACAATGAAGAGTCAAAATACTGGATATTAAATGGGCGATTGGCTCCGGAATTTGCTATGCCCATAAACGCCGAATGGGTTAAAAGCTCAAACTACAAATTATGGACTTTTGCTGTAGTGGATTATAAAAAGTTATAA